In Nerophis ophidion isolate RoL-2023_Sa linkage group LG12, RoL_Noph_v1.0, whole genome shotgun sequence, a single window of DNA contains:
- the si:ch211-216l23.2 gene encoding nuclear receptor coactivator 5 isoform X2, with protein sequence MSSWSKSSKAARRPLLNPNGSSAQPLPLFRRIAPYPSREERTEELKDALDSYKELEQLQNCSVGVKYEGSKHQPNATQAKPDSTVADRRKVLYQKFYKQVQGERRPPGCVVISVANQCLNYPKSLSKCLQERGLSVEMLYLQAESGLTQALQDVQSVGSPLCILVEQTNIALSSCTVIIFSESLKIHRNMPQEQAMDFVVAENNRGLGKESPERDPADIAAQASQLLGDFLDREKIECHVVPSEIRQFLLLLTEGVHLYPEEIEAISKYVRTRQEHIQASNEDKKDKALPSVLGKPPPLLPTPPGPPPIQSFGETGRPMPLLPTPGPYPMSKPPPLLSLPPSLHNHYGGPGFHHPPFIPYPPQRHWGHRGSHGNRGMPPSLKSSRPPLLSTPGAPRQSGPRY encoded by the exons ATGTCTTCCTGGTCGAAATCATCCAAAGCTGCTCGCCGGCCGCTGCTCAACCCCAATGGAAG CAGCGCTCAGCCGCTTCCGTTGTTCCGAAGAATTGCACCGTATCCCAGCAGAGAGGAGAGAACAGAGGAGCTTAAAGATGCCCTGGATAG ttacaAAGAACTGGAGCAATTGCAAAACTGCAGTGTGGGCGTGAAGTATGAGGGCTCAAAACATCAACCCAATG CCACTCAAGCTAAGCCCGACAGCACTGTAGCCGACAGGCGCAAAGTCCTGTATCAGAAATTCTACAAACAAGTGCAGGGGGAGCGAAGGCCGCCTGGTTGTGTGGTTATCTCTGTCGCCAACCAATGCCT GAATTACCCCAAATCGCTAAGCAAGTGCTTGCAGGAGCGCGGCCTATCAGTGGAAATGCTCTACCTTCAGGCGGAGTCAGGCCTGACCCAAGCCCTACAAGATGTCCAAAGTGTTGGCTCCCCGTTATGTATTCTGGTGGAGCAGACAAACATAGCTCTGTCCTCCTGCACCGTTATCATTTTCTCAGAGTCGCTCAAGA TCCACCGCAACATGCCCCAAGAGCAGGCCATGGACTTTGTTGTGGCAGAGAACAATCGTGGACTTGGTAAAGAAAGCCCAGAAAGGGACCCCGCAGATATTGCAGCACAGGCGTCGCAGCTGCTCGGTGATTTTCTGGATCGAGAAAAGATTGAGTGCCACGTAGTCCCCTCCGAAATCCGTCAGTTTCTTCTCCTGTTAACTGAGGGTGTGCATCTTTACCCCGAGGAGATAGAAGCCATCTCAAAGTATGTCCGAACCCGTCAGGAACACATACAAG CTTCCAACGAGGACAAGAAGGACAAAGCGTTACCTTCAGTGCTTGGTAAGCCGCCGCCTCTGCTCCCTACGCCACCTGGACCACCTCCGATTCAGTCTTTCGGTGAAACGGGGCGGCCAATGCCACTCTTACCTACACCAG GTCCATATCCCATGTCCAAGCCTCCCCCTCTGCTGTCCCTGCCTCCATCCTTACACAACCACTACGGTGGCCCCGGTTTTCATCACCCCCCATTTATACCTTACCCACCCCAACGTCACTGGGGCCACAGAGGCTCCCATGGAAATAGAGGCATGCCACCCTCCCTAAAAAGTTCTCGCCCTCCACTTTTATCTACTCCAG GTGCTCCTCGTCAAAGTGGCCCCCGTTACTAA
- the si:ch211-216l23.2 gene encoding nuclear receptor coactivator 5 isoform X4 yields the protein MSSWSKSSKAARRPLLNPNGSYKELEQLQNCSVGVKYEGSKHQPNATQAKPDSTVADRRKVLYQKFYKQVQGERRPPGCVVISVANQCLNYPKSLSKCLQERGLSVEMLYLQAESGLTQALQDVQSVGSPLCILVEQTNIALSSCTVIIFSESLKIHRNMPQEQAMDFVVAENNRGLGKESPERDPADIAAQASQLLGDFLDREKIECHVVPSEIRQFLLLLTEGVHLYPEEIEAISKYVRTRQEHIQVASNEDKKDKALPSVLGKPPPLLPTPPGPPPIQSFGETGRPMPLLPTPGPYPMSKPPPLLSLPPSLHNHYGGPGFHHPPFIPYPPQRHWGHRGSHGNRGMPPSLKSSRPPLLSTPGAPRQSGPRY from the exons ATGTCTTCCTGGTCGAAATCATCCAAAGCTGCTCGCCGGCCGCTGCTCAACCCCAATGGAAG ttacaAAGAACTGGAGCAATTGCAAAACTGCAGTGTGGGCGTGAAGTATGAGGGCTCAAAACATCAACCCAATG CCACTCAAGCTAAGCCCGACAGCACTGTAGCCGACAGGCGCAAAGTCCTGTATCAGAAATTCTACAAACAAGTGCAGGGGGAGCGAAGGCCGCCTGGTTGTGTGGTTATCTCTGTCGCCAACCAATGCCT GAATTACCCCAAATCGCTAAGCAAGTGCTTGCAGGAGCGCGGCCTATCAGTGGAAATGCTCTACCTTCAGGCGGAGTCAGGCCTGACCCAAGCCCTACAAGATGTCCAAAGTGTTGGCTCCCCGTTATGTATTCTGGTGGAGCAGACAAACATAGCTCTGTCCTCCTGCACCGTTATCATTTTCTCAGAGTCGCTCAAGA TCCACCGCAACATGCCCCAAGAGCAGGCCATGGACTTTGTTGTGGCAGAGAACAATCGTGGACTTGGTAAAGAAAGCCCAGAAAGGGACCCCGCAGATATTGCAGCACAGGCGTCGCAGCTGCTCGGTGATTTTCTGGATCGAGAAAAGATTGAGTGCCACGTAGTCCCCTCCGAAATCCGTCAGTTTCTTCTCCTGTTAACTGAGGGTGTGCATCTTTACCCCGAGGAGATAGAAGCCATCTCAAAGTATGTCCGAACCCGTCAGGAACACATACAAG TAGCTTCCAACGAGGACAAGAAGGACAAAGCGTTACCTTCAGTGCTTGGTAAGCCGCCGCCTCTGCTCCCTACGCCACCTGGACCACCTCCGATTCAGTCTTTCGGTGAAACGGGGCGGCCAATGCCACTCTTACCTACACCAG GTCCATATCCCATGTCCAAGCCTCCCCCTCTGCTGTCCCTGCCTCCATCCTTACACAACCACTACGGTGGCCCCGGTTTTCATCACCCCCCATTTATACCTTACCCACCCCAACGTCACTGGGGCCACAGAGGCTCCCATGGAAATAGAGGCATGCCACCCTCCCTAAAAAGTTCTCGCCCTCCACTTTTATCTACTCCAG GTGCTCCTCGTCAAAGTGGCCCCCGTTACTAA
- the si:ch211-216l23.2 gene encoding nuclear receptor coactivator 5 isoform X3 — protein sequence MSSWSKSSKAARRPLLNPNGSAQPLPLFRRIAPYPSREERTEELKDALDSYKELEQLQNCSVGVKYEGSKHQPNATQAKPDSTVADRRKVLYQKFYKQVQGERRPPGCVVISVANQCLNYPKSLSKCLQERGLSVEMLYLQAESGLTQALQDVQSVGSPLCILVEQTNIALSSCTVIIFSESLKIHRNMPQEQAMDFVVAENNRGLGKESPERDPADIAAQASQLLGDFLDREKIECHVVPSEIRQFLLLLTEGVHLYPEEIEAISKYVRTRQEHIQVASNEDKKDKALPSVLGKPPPLLPTPPGPPPIQSFGETGRPMPLLPTPGPYPMSKPPPLLSLPPSLHNHYGGPGFHHPPFIPYPPQRHWGHRGSHGNRGMPPSLKSSRPPLLSTPGAPRQSGPRY from the exons ATGTCTTCCTGGTCGAAATCATCCAAAGCTGCTCGCCGGCCGCTGCTCAACCCCAATGGAAG CGCTCAGCCGCTTCCGTTGTTCCGAAGAATTGCACCGTATCCCAGCAGAGAGGAGAGAACAGAGGAGCTTAAAGATGCCCTGGATAG ttacaAAGAACTGGAGCAATTGCAAAACTGCAGTGTGGGCGTGAAGTATGAGGGCTCAAAACATCAACCCAATG CCACTCAAGCTAAGCCCGACAGCACTGTAGCCGACAGGCGCAAAGTCCTGTATCAGAAATTCTACAAACAAGTGCAGGGGGAGCGAAGGCCGCCTGGTTGTGTGGTTATCTCTGTCGCCAACCAATGCCT GAATTACCCCAAATCGCTAAGCAAGTGCTTGCAGGAGCGCGGCCTATCAGTGGAAATGCTCTACCTTCAGGCGGAGTCAGGCCTGACCCAAGCCCTACAAGATGTCCAAAGTGTTGGCTCCCCGTTATGTATTCTGGTGGAGCAGACAAACATAGCTCTGTCCTCCTGCACCGTTATCATTTTCTCAGAGTCGCTCAAGA TCCACCGCAACATGCCCCAAGAGCAGGCCATGGACTTTGTTGTGGCAGAGAACAATCGTGGACTTGGTAAAGAAAGCCCAGAAAGGGACCCCGCAGATATTGCAGCACAGGCGTCGCAGCTGCTCGGTGATTTTCTGGATCGAGAAAAGATTGAGTGCCACGTAGTCCCCTCCGAAATCCGTCAGTTTCTTCTCCTGTTAACTGAGGGTGTGCATCTTTACCCCGAGGAGATAGAAGCCATCTCAAAGTATGTCCGAACCCGTCAGGAACACATACAAG TAGCTTCCAACGAGGACAAGAAGGACAAAGCGTTACCTTCAGTGCTTGGTAAGCCGCCGCCTCTGCTCCCTACGCCACCTGGACCACCTCCGATTCAGTCTTTCGGTGAAACGGGGCGGCCAATGCCACTCTTACCTACACCAG GTCCATATCCCATGTCCAAGCCTCCCCCTCTGCTGTCCCTGCCTCCATCCTTACACAACCACTACGGTGGCCCCGGTTTTCATCACCCCCCATTTATACCTTACCCACCCCAACGTCACTGGGGCCACAGAGGCTCCCATGGAAATAGAGGCATGCCACCCTCCCTAAAAAGTTCTCGCCCTCCACTTTTATCTACTCCAG GTGCTCCTCGTCAAAGTGGCCCCCGTTACTAA
- the si:ch211-216l23.2 gene encoding nuclear receptor coactivator 5 isoform X1 gives MSSWSKSSKAARRPLLNPNGSSAQPLPLFRRIAPYPSREERTEELKDALDSYKELEQLQNCSVGVKYEGSKHQPNATQAKPDSTVADRRKVLYQKFYKQVQGERRPPGCVVISVANQCLNYPKSLSKCLQERGLSVEMLYLQAESGLTQALQDVQSVGSPLCILVEQTNIALSSCTVIIFSESLKIHRNMPQEQAMDFVVAENNRGLGKESPERDPADIAAQASQLLGDFLDREKIECHVVPSEIRQFLLLLTEGVHLYPEEIEAISKYVRTRQEHIQVASNEDKKDKALPSVLGKPPPLLPTPPGPPPIQSFGETGRPMPLLPTPGPYPMSKPPPLLSLPPSLHNHYGGPGFHHPPFIPYPPQRHWGHRGSHGNRGMPPSLKSSRPPLLSTPGAPRQSGPRY, from the exons ATGTCTTCCTGGTCGAAATCATCCAAAGCTGCTCGCCGGCCGCTGCTCAACCCCAATGGAAG CAGCGCTCAGCCGCTTCCGTTGTTCCGAAGAATTGCACCGTATCCCAGCAGAGAGGAGAGAACAGAGGAGCTTAAAGATGCCCTGGATAG ttacaAAGAACTGGAGCAATTGCAAAACTGCAGTGTGGGCGTGAAGTATGAGGGCTCAAAACATCAACCCAATG CCACTCAAGCTAAGCCCGACAGCACTGTAGCCGACAGGCGCAAAGTCCTGTATCAGAAATTCTACAAACAAGTGCAGGGGGAGCGAAGGCCGCCTGGTTGTGTGGTTATCTCTGTCGCCAACCAATGCCT GAATTACCCCAAATCGCTAAGCAAGTGCTTGCAGGAGCGCGGCCTATCAGTGGAAATGCTCTACCTTCAGGCGGAGTCAGGCCTGACCCAAGCCCTACAAGATGTCCAAAGTGTTGGCTCCCCGTTATGTATTCTGGTGGAGCAGACAAACATAGCTCTGTCCTCCTGCACCGTTATCATTTTCTCAGAGTCGCTCAAGA TCCACCGCAACATGCCCCAAGAGCAGGCCATGGACTTTGTTGTGGCAGAGAACAATCGTGGACTTGGTAAAGAAAGCCCAGAAAGGGACCCCGCAGATATTGCAGCACAGGCGTCGCAGCTGCTCGGTGATTTTCTGGATCGAGAAAAGATTGAGTGCCACGTAGTCCCCTCCGAAATCCGTCAGTTTCTTCTCCTGTTAACTGAGGGTGTGCATCTTTACCCCGAGGAGATAGAAGCCATCTCAAAGTATGTCCGAACCCGTCAGGAACACATACAAG TAGCTTCCAACGAGGACAAGAAGGACAAAGCGTTACCTTCAGTGCTTGGTAAGCCGCCGCCTCTGCTCCCTACGCCACCTGGACCACCTCCGATTCAGTCTTTCGGTGAAACGGGGCGGCCAATGCCACTCTTACCTACACCAG GTCCATATCCCATGTCCAAGCCTCCCCCTCTGCTGTCCCTGCCTCCATCCTTACACAACCACTACGGTGGCCCCGGTTTTCATCACCCCCCATTTATACCTTACCCACCCCAACGTCACTGGGGCCACAGAGGCTCCCATGGAAATAGAGGCATGCCACCCTCCCTAAAAAGTTCTCGCCCTCCACTTTTATCTACTCCAG GTGCTCCTCGTCAAAGTGGCCCCCGTTACTAA
- the si:ch211-216l23.2 gene encoding nuclear receptor coactivator 5 isoform X5, with translation MSSWSKSSKAARRPLLNPNGSAQPLPLFRRIAPYPSREERTEELKDALDSYKELEQLQNCSVGVKYEGSKHQPNATQAKPDSTVADRRKVLYQKFYKQVQGERRPPGCVVISVANQCLNYPKSLSKCLQERGLSVEMLYLQAESGLTQALQDVQSVGSPLCILVEQTNIALSSCTVIIFSESLKIHRNMPQEQAMDFVVAENNRGLGKESPERDPADIAAQASQLLGDFLDREKIECHVVPSEIRQFLLLLTEGVHLYPEEIEAISKYVRTRQEHIQASNEDKKDKALPSVLGKPPPLLPTPPGPPPIQSFGETGRPMPLLPTPGPYPMSKPPPLLSLPPSLHNHYGGPGFHHPPFIPYPPQRHWGHRGSHGNRGMPPSLKSSRPPLLSTPGAPRQSGPRY, from the exons ATGTCTTCCTGGTCGAAATCATCCAAAGCTGCTCGCCGGCCGCTGCTCAACCCCAATGGAAG CGCTCAGCCGCTTCCGTTGTTCCGAAGAATTGCACCGTATCCCAGCAGAGAGGAGAGAACAGAGGAGCTTAAAGATGCCCTGGATAG ttacaAAGAACTGGAGCAATTGCAAAACTGCAGTGTGGGCGTGAAGTATGAGGGCTCAAAACATCAACCCAATG CCACTCAAGCTAAGCCCGACAGCACTGTAGCCGACAGGCGCAAAGTCCTGTATCAGAAATTCTACAAACAAGTGCAGGGGGAGCGAAGGCCGCCTGGTTGTGTGGTTATCTCTGTCGCCAACCAATGCCT GAATTACCCCAAATCGCTAAGCAAGTGCTTGCAGGAGCGCGGCCTATCAGTGGAAATGCTCTACCTTCAGGCGGAGTCAGGCCTGACCCAAGCCCTACAAGATGTCCAAAGTGTTGGCTCCCCGTTATGTATTCTGGTGGAGCAGACAAACATAGCTCTGTCCTCCTGCACCGTTATCATTTTCTCAGAGTCGCTCAAGA TCCACCGCAACATGCCCCAAGAGCAGGCCATGGACTTTGTTGTGGCAGAGAACAATCGTGGACTTGGTAAAGAAAGCCCAGAAAGGGACCCCGCAGATATTGCAGCACAGGCGTCGCAGCTGCTCGGTGATTTTCTGGATCGAGAAAAGATTGAGTGCCACGTAGTCCCCTCCGAAATCCGTCAGTTTCTTCTCCTGTTAACTGAGGGTGTGCATCTTTACCCCGAGGAGATAGAAGCCATCTCAAAGTATGTCCGAACCCGTCAGGAACACATACAAG CTTCCAACGAGGACAAGAAGGACAAAGCGTTACCTTCAGTGCTTGGTAAGCCGCCGCCTCTGCTCCCTACGCCACCTGGACCACCTCCGATTCAGTCTTTCGGTGAAACGGGGCGGCCAATGCCACTCTTACCTACACCAG GTCCATATCCCATGTCCAAGCCTCCCCCTCTGCTGTCCCTGCCTCCATCCTTACACAACCACTACGGTGGCCCCGGTTTTCATCACCCCCCATTTATACCTTACCCACCCCAACGTCACTGGGGCCACAGAGGCTCCCATGGAAATAGAGGCATGCCACCCTCCCTAAAAAGTTCTCGCCCTCCACTTTTATCTACTCCAG GTGCTCCTCGTCAAAGTGGCCCCCGTTACTAA